GAGAAGTTGTTCATGGTCGCTACATCCACGGACTCATTGTTCTCGCTCCTCTTGCAGGAAGATTGTCCTCCCCGGCAGATGGAGCCCAGGCCGAGTGTGATGAACAGGCGCTCATCAACATGCTTCGGCACCTCCAGGTGCTGGGGATGGTGTAGGCCTGTCAGGTTTCCATGGAAGTAGAACGATGTAATCATGTCATGCTGGTCAGGCATCTCTGGTGACACTGCAATATCACTGGATGGACGTCCTCCTCCATCGGCAGCTCTTTGCTTGTTGCTATACTGAACTATTCCTCTGGTGATCAACGTTGGGCCTTGCGGGTCTGGCAACGGCGACTGGTTGGGCAGGGCTACCATATAGTATCTGCCAGGATCAGCGTCGGCGACCAGAAGGGCATCCATGGTCTCACCGGGTGCAATGGCGATGACATCCGTGGTGTACGGGCTAACATAGTTGGCGTCTGCGGCGACAACCGTGAACTTGTGGCCGGCGATCTTTAGGTAGTACTCAGCAAAGAGCGCAGCGTTGATAATTCGTAGCAGGTAGGTTCTTCCGGGTTCCACATCAAGCAAGTATCCATCTTCTACGGCACCTGCAGAGTTGAATCCAATCGAAATAAGGAAATTGTGCCCCTTTAAACTTGAATTTATCAAAATTACTACTTGATTACCAGAGCAGCTGTAGAGATCTCCAAGCTTTCCGTTTATTGTCGATGCATTGAAGTAAGGATCAATCACATGCTGCTGAATGCCCCAGTCCGCCTTTAAAAGGTCCATGTCCCACCACTCACCTGCCATTACCAAGATCAAAGTAACAAGAGTCCAGCCTGAAGAATAATAGCACTTCTGCAACCATGCCAAATTCGAAAACTATTCAGCTTCCATATAGAACCTATAATGATGGGGACCTCCTTGTAAGGCTTCGGAAATGGGTACGAGCTGGCCCCGCGTCTCGGCCGGATGATCAAGGCGCCGTGCACGGAAGCCCGGAGGAAGGAAACATGAGCATGCCACCACAATGTGCCTTCCTGTCCAGCAACGTTGAATCTATAGGTGAAGTTCTGGTTTGGTAGAATGGGGCACTGGGTGATCATTGGCACCCCGTCTGCCCAACAGTTGAGCCGCTGCTTCACTCCATGCCTGCATCAGAAAACACAGAACAGAAGCTtcagaaaacaaaatgaaatgtGATACGCTATTTCTCATGTGCCGGCAATCAACTTAATTTTGAATCCCCATCTTAGGCAGTAGATCAGCGCTGGAGTATATTTCACGCGCTTGACAGACTGAGCAGATCCAAATGCAGTGGAAGTTATATGTGAATTGTTTCTCCATGCTATAACAAAAGGATTTGCAGTTTTACCAGTGGATTGTTAAGTTGTAGGGTGACTGGTTGACGACATGAACTGTCACCGAGTCTCCCTCTGTGACCTCTATTGCTGGCCCTGGAAACTGCCCGTTCACCACGGTTGCCAGCGTTTCCTTGCACAAGTGCGTCATTTTCACCTGTCTCACCTAAATATGCATGTTCCAACAAATTAATTATGGAAATGTACCTTTTCATTGCCTGTTCCAGATCTAGTACGGATGCTGGTTAACATTATGCAGAAACAATAGAGGGCACTGGCCATGGATGCTCATAATACTTACAACAAAGGTGTGTTCGACGACACTGGCCATGGCCGCTGGTGCTCCTGGTGCTCCTATggcagagaggaagaagattaCACCAGTGGCGATCGCTACAGTCCCCGCGGGCAAGCTCCTCCACTTCATTGTTTGCAACTTTGCCTGCTTTGCTCTCCAATGTACTTCTACCCAGCACTAGATGATGCTGTTGGAATATATGGGCATGGCCCATTTACTTATTCAAATTAAAGAATTAAAAGCCCACATGGGGACTTGAAGACGATCTTAACTGACTTGAATGGTGGACTCTGAGTACACTTATTGCGAAGTCAATAAAGGAGATTGGTGTGCCAAGCGCGCGCTTGCTCACCTTGCCGGTCCGGGCCATGAGCGCGTCGAGTTGAGACGAGACGAGCATAAACTTTGGAATAGGTTACTGGTTTGATTGCCACGAATTGATTGCGTTTGATGACAGAGCTAACTGCCAGGCATCCAGGTTCATCCCCCCTCCCTCACTGCTCGCCTATATAAGGCGCCCTTCTCTTCCTATGCACAAAGGTATTCCTTTCAGGAGACCTCTCTCTTCTCCCTGTGTTTTGCTGTTCTCTTTGCATTCCCATCGCTAGATACTGCGCTCACAAGTTCTGGCAAGAGCAGAACCTTGCCTTCTGCTGGAGATCCTACTCGGGATAGGCGGGCGATAAGGTTTTTGGACAGCGTTCAACGCGACTACTCGCTCCTTGTTCATCTACAACATCTTCTTCCTGGTGTCCGCGCTGTACGACTACTTCGTCTACTTCCCGGAGGCCATTCATGGGACTGCACTGTATCAATTGCTTCCTGCATCATTTTAGTATGACTACATCGACTGAGGCCCTCCCACGATTAGTATGACTAATCCAGATGGTAACGGCGCATCCGGTGCCTCAGGCACTAGCCCCGCCCCAAGGTACATTCTAAATCATATGTGCCTATATTCATTCTTGTTTATTAGATGGTTAAACTTGAACACCAGCACATATTATGTTGTCACTGAATCACTCAACATATTCATGTATGcttaattttggaattaaaatatACTGAAATATGCCTAGATTTCTAACAGTCCAAAAACCTTATATTGTTGATAGGCTTTCGGTATCTAGTTTTGCTGCATCCATTAAACCAAATGTATTTGATGGTTCTAATTACAAGCATTGGCGTGAGAGGCTTACGTTGTGGTTGACAGCCATGAACATTATGCATGTCGTAGCCGGAAAGCCCGAGGGCAATAGCTCAGAGGATCCAAGTGCCTTTGATCATGCTGACAACTTTTTCTGTGCGAattgaatggtgtgttgacaaaaggtggtaagaaatatttcatgactttgatagatgacCACACTAGATTTTGTCACATCTATTTGTTGAAGTCAAAAGATGAAGCATTACattactttaaaatctataaagcTGAAGTAGAAAACCAATTAGAGAGAAAGATCAAACGAATTAGGTCGGATCGTGTGGTGGCGAGTACTTCTCAAATGTTTTTACTATATTCTGCGAGGAATATGGTATTATTCAAGAGAGGATGCCTCCCTATTCACCTCAGTCAAATGTGGTTGCTGAAAGGAAGAACCGCACTCTAACTGATTTGGTCAACGCCATGTTAGATACAGCGGGACTTTCCAAGGAATGGTGGGGTGAGGCTATATTGACTGCTTGTCATGTCCTAAATCATGTTCCtacaaagaagaaagaaataaCACCATTCGAGGAATGGGAGAAGAAGAGCCTAATACTTTCTTTCTTACGTacttggggttgtttggcaAAACTTAGTGTGCCAATAACTAAGAAACGTAAGCTTGGAcctaaaactgtggattgtgtctttctgGGTTATGCTATTCATAGCGTTGGCTATAGATTTCTAGTAGTAAAATCTGAAGTACCTGACTTGTATGTTGGTACTATAATGGAGTATAGAGATGCTACATTTTTTGAGAACATTTTTCCTATGAGAGATAAAAACAAGTTCATCTAGGCAAGAGTTTATTGAGAAGGATATGTCTACCGATGTGATAGAACATAGTGAACCTACACTTGTGGAAAATCTTGAGGAGGATAACAATGAAGCTCCTAGAAAGAGAAAGAGACGAAGGATTGAAAAGTCCTTCAGTGATGATTTCATTGTATACCTCGTGGATGACACCCCTAGAACCATTGAAGAGGCATATTCATCTCCTGATGCTGACTATTGGAAGGAAGGAGTAAGGAGTGAAATGGATTCTATTatgtctaatggaacttgggaagTCGTTGAACGTCCTTATGGGTGTAAACCCATaggatgcaagtgggtgttcaggaagaagcttaggcctaaTGGTACTATTGAAAAGTACAAGGCAAGGCTTGTGGCTAAGGGCTATACTtagaaagaaggagaagactTCTTTGACA
This genomic window from Setaria viridis chromosome 8, Setaria_viridis_v4.0, whole genome shotgun sequence contains:
- the LOC117866727 gene encoding laccase-15, producing the protein MKWRSLPAGTVAIATGVIFFLSAIGAPGAPAAMASVVEHTFVVRQVKMTHLCKETLATVVNGQFPGPAIEVTEGDSVTVHVVNQSPYNLTIHWHGVKQRLNCWADGVPMITQCPILPNQNFTYRFNVAGQEGTLWWHAHVSFLRASVHGALIIRPRRGASSYPFPKPYKEVPIIIGEWWDMDLLKADWGIQQHVIDPYFNASTINGKLGDLYSCSGAVEDGYLLDVEPGRTYLLRIINAALFAEYYLKIAGHKFTVVAADANYVSPYTTDVIAIAPGETMDALLVADADPGRYYMVALPNQSPLPDPQGPTLITRGIVQYSNKQRAADGGGRPSSDIAVSPEMPDQHDMITSFYFHGNLTGLHHPQHLEVPKHVDERLFITLGLGSICRGGQSSCKRSENNESVDVATMNNFSYQQPAVATPLLELHYYNTDNCVLSMLQELPDKPPRVFNYTDPALILPGPKEAKLEPTSKATIARRFRQGAVVEVVFQGTAILSSESNPMHLHGHDMFVLAQGEGNYDATRDVPRYNLVNPAVKNTVFVPRLGWVAVRFIADNPGIWYMHCHFEFHVSMGMVALFIVEDGSTVDTFLPAPPADFPTCGHDHNVMSNEFYPI